The Acidobacteriota bacterium nucleotide sequence TCTCGACGTGAACAAGGGGTTTGACGGTGCCGGCGACCACCGGGGCGGTACACGCGGGCTTCCTCAGGGCCAGTCGCTCGAGGTCGGCCTTCTTGGCCAGCCGGTACGGGAACTGCAGCAGGACGCTGGTGACGATGGTGAGGGAGGCCAGGACGGTCACCACGCCCACCATCACGGGGGTCCCCTCGTGATGGGCTTCCCTGTCGCTCCGCGGCTTGCCCAGGAACATGTAGTGGAAGCTCTTGAGCATGTAGAGCAGCGTGATCACCGCCGTCAGGATGGCGAAGAGCGCGACGTACTGGTGCCCGGACTCCAGCAGGCCCGAAATGACGAACCACTTGCAGAAGAAGCCGGCCATGGGCGGGATGCCGGCGATGGACAGCGCGCAGATCAGGTAGCACACGGCCGTGACCGGCATCTTCTTCAGGAGGCCCCCCATCTTCGTCATGTCCTTGGTGTGGGTGCCGTGCTCGATGATGCCGGCGCAGAGGAAGAGCCCGCCCTTGGCCAGGCCGTGGGCCAGGATGTAGAGGATGGCCCCCACGTAGCCGTCGCGGGAGAAGGCCGCCAGGCCGAGGAAGGTGTAGCCGATCTGGCTGACCGTGGAGTAGGCCAGCAGGCGCTTGATATTGGTCTCCATCAGGGCCGCGCAGGCCGAGACGAAGGCGCTCACCAGGGCCAGCACCAGGACCGCGGTCTGGAGCTGGTCGGAGATCTTCATGCCCATCAGGAACATCCGGGCAAAGCCGTACAAGCCGATCTTGACCAGGATGGCGGCGTGGAGCAGCGAGGTAATGGTGGAGGGCGCCACCCCGGCGTCCGGCAGCCAGGTGTGAAGCGGGAAGGAGGCGCTTTTACTGAAGATGCCGCAGAGGATCAGGAAGAGCGCGAGCCCGCCGATCTCCTTGCCGGCCAACTGGGCGATCTCGAAGGTCCCGTACTGGGCGAAGAGGAGGATGAACCCGAAGAGCATCAGCACCGCCCCGCCGAAGGTGACCAGGAAGGCCTTGTCCGCCTTCCAGATGTAGTCCGCCTCGCGGTAGTAGCCGATCAACCGCCAGCAGGCCAGGGCCGAGATTTCCCAGAAGAGGTACAGGATGATGAGGTTCCCCGAGAACACCAGGCCCATCATCGCCCCGAGGAAGAGGGTCACGATGAAGTAGTACTCCGGCTCGTTCTCGGTGTGCTCGATGTACCCCAGGGAGTAGATGGCGATGAGCAGGGCGAGGAGGGACGAGGCGAAGCACATGAATGCCGCCAGCGCGTCCAGGGTGATCGTGAAGTTGATCGGTCCCCAGATCGGGAAGCTCCTCGTGAACATTTCGCCATTCAGGGCCGGCTGAAGGAGGAACCAGGTCATGACGTGGGTGGTGCCGAGCAGGGCCACCGACAGGTAGCCCGTCGCCTTGCGCTTCCCCAGCCAACCCAGGACCGGAATCATCAGGGATCCCAGAAGCGGGATCATGATGATTTTCAATACATGCGCCTGAAAATCCATAATTTATGCCTCGGGTGAATTGTGGGTTCCGCCTCGTAAGGGCGGATTATAGCGGCGATTCAAGGGATTGTCAACCGGGGGGTGAGAAAAAAACGGCGCGCCGGCGGGGCCGGCGCGCGCGGGCAACGGAAGGTTTCGGACGGGTCAGCGGCCGCCCTTCTGCATCATCTTCATGAAGTCGAGGGGCTCCGACTTGAAGCCGGCGGGCGGGTCGAAGACGGCGGCGGGGATCGGCTTGTTCTCCACCTTCAGCAGCTTGGTGGTCCCGCGCATCGCGGAGCCCATGACCTCCATCGCCATCTCGGACTCCACGGGGAAGCCGGCGTCGATGGATTTCATCTTGTCCATCATCTGCTTCATGGACGGGTTGGACGACATCATGGTGGCGCTCATCTCGAAGTAGTCCCCGAAGGGGATCTTGATGTCCTTGGTGCACCACATGGTCATCGTCATCTTCATGTTCACCATGCCGCCGGAAAGGGTCAGGACCACCTTTTCGCAGTTGTAGCCCGACACCTGCCGGGTTTCGCCGGTCTTCTTGACGTCCACGTCGAAGGTCATCATGGACATCATCTGGGCGAACTCGGGGGGGAACTGGAGGGGCAGGTCGGCCACCTGGTAGGTCTTCGCGGCGCGGTCGACGATGTACATCTTCTTGAGGTCGAGGCGGACGATCACGTCATTGCCCTCGCCCTGCATGGCCATCTTTCCCGTCTCCATGTAGATCTTGTCGATGGTGTTCTTCTCGGGGCTGTTCTGCCCCATCATGGTGAAGGCGTCCATGTGGTTCTGCTGCTCGATGTAAACGCCCGCGGCGGCAGCCCCGGAGAGAGCGAGGACGGCCGCGGCCGCCAGGATGATCTTGCCAAAGGAACGCATTTTTCCTCCTAAAGTGGGTTTGGTTTCGTTTTCAGCGTGTCGAGAACGGCGTCGATCTTCTCCGCCGTGAGGTCGGGGTAAAACTCCCCGTTGATCTGCATGACGGGCGCATGGTCGCACATGCCCAGGCACTCGACCCCCGTCAGGGTGAAGAGCCCGTCGGGTGTCGTCTCCCCCAGGCGGATCCCGAGCCGGCTTTCCAGGTGCGCCCGGAGGTCTTCGCTCCCCCGCAGCCAGCAGGAGAGGTTCCTGCAGAGGAAGATGTGGTGGCGGCCCACGGGTTTCTCGTTGAACATGAAATAAAAGGTGACGACTTCCCGCACCCGCTCCGGCGGGACCTCCAGCGCCTCGGCCAGGGCGTCCGCCAGGGTGTCGGGGACGTGTCCCCAGCGGGCCTGGACCGCGTAGAGGGCGGGGATCAGGGCGCTCGAGCCCAGGGGGAAGCGCTGCCGGAGGGCGGCGATTTCCTGGCGGAGGTCGTCGGGGAGCACGGCGGTGTTCATCGGTCCAGTTCTCCCCCGATCATGTTCACGCTCCCGAAGGTGACGATGAGGTCGGCGATCATGTGCCCCGGGAGGAGTTCCTCCAGGGCCGCCATGATGACGAAGCAGGGGGAGTGGACCCGGACCCTCCAGGGGCGGCCCGTCCCGTTGCTCACCACGTAGAACCCGAGTTCCCCGTTGGCGCCTTCCACCGCGGCGTAGGCGTCGCCGGCCGGCGGCTGGATCCCCTGGTTCTCCATGACCAGCATGAAGTGGTTCATGAGGCCCTCGATGCTGCCGTAGGTCTTCCCGAGCGGCGGCATGGCCACCGGCGGGCCGCCCGCGATCACCGCGGCCTTGTGCTCCGCACCCTGCCCCTCGAGGTTCGGGGACAATTTCGCCTCGCAGTGGATCAGGCCGGCGGTGCGGGCGTGCTTGGCCGCGTCCACCATGGCCGCGGCGTCCAGGTACTCCGCGGGCACCGGCGTCCGAACCCCGCCGGCCGTCATCTGGTCGAAGCACTGCTCGCAGATGCGGATGGACTGCTCCATCTCCGCCATCCGGACCCGGTACCGGTCGTAGTTGTCCCCGGCCTCGCCGGTGGGGACCTCGAACTGCACCCGGTCGTAGACGGCGTAGGGCTCGGCCTTCCGGAGGTCGTGGGCCACCCCCGTGGACCGGAGCCAGGGCCCCATCATCCCGTAGTCCAGGGCCAGCTCCCGGGTGATGGGGCAGGTCCCCCGGAAGCGGTCGAAGAAGATCCGGTTCTTCGTGAGGAGCTGGTCGGTCTCCTTCAGAAGGGCGCGGATTATCTTGAAGCATTCCCGTGCCTTGGCGGCGAACCCTTCGGGCAGGTCGGCCCGGACGCCGCCCACCCGGCCGTAGGACACGGTGACCCGGGCGCCGGTGACGTCCTCGATGAGTTCGTAGGCGTGTTCGCGGGCCTGCATGAAGTACAGGAAGGCGGTGAAGGCGCCCACCTCCATGGCGGAGGCGCCGACGCAGGTCAGGTGGTCGGCCAGGCGGGAGATCTCCCCCAGGACGACGCGGATGTACTCGGCCCGCTCGGGCGGCCGGACCCCCAGGAGCTTCTCCACCGCCATGCAGTAGCCGAAGTTGTTCAGCAACGGGGAGACGTAGTTGAGCCGGTCTGTGTAGGGCATCACGCCATTCCAGCTCACGTGCTCGGCGTCCTTCTCGAAGGCGCGGTGCAGGTAGCCGATCTCCACCTCGGCCTTCCGGATGGTCTCGCCGTCCAGGTCCACGTTGATGCGGATGATGCCGTGCATGGCGGGATGAGACGGCCCGATGTTCAGGAGGAAGCTCTGACGGCTCCCGTCCTCCGAGGTCTCGATGGGGGTGAGGGGCGGCTGCTGCATGTGACCATCCGCGGCGAACCGCGCCGCGGGCGCAGTATGCCAGAGTTGCGGGGCCGCGGTCAAGGGAGAAGGAGAAGGTGGATAGGCTGAAGGTGGATAGGCTGAAGGTCGGAGGAGAGGGCGTTGACTTCCAAGGTTGACGCGGTCGCAAAAAGTACCATCACCCTCCGGGAGATGGCTCAAACAAAGGTCTTACAGACACTTTTCCGTCTGTCTTCCGACTTTTTGCGAACCCGTCAAGGTTCGTCCCCCTCGGAATTTAACCACGAACCACACGGAAAAAGAATTCAGAATTCAGAATTCAGAAGACAGAAGACAGGAGTCGGGAGAAAGGCAAGAGGAGATGACGCCTGGCCGGTTGGCCGTGATCGGAGAGGCCTCTTCTCCGTGCCCCCGTGCCTCTGTGAGATCACCATCAGGACTTTTTTCGAGGGCGTCTAATACGATTTGCGTTTCTCCGTGCCGGGTGAGAGAAATTCCGGGAGCTTTCTCCCGGAGGCGCGGGTTGCCGTGGGGTCGCGCCGCTCCGGCGGCCTGCGCGGCGCGGTCAAAGCGGCGCTCCGGCAGCCTTCGCGCCGCACTCCGCAAGGAAGGGAGACGATCGAGGGCTGCGGGCCGCCGTCGCCAGGGGGGCCGCCGATCCCGGCTGCGACGGCGATTGCAGCGGCGGTTGCAACGGCGGTTGCAACGGCGGTTCCGACAGCGATTGCGATTGCGATACCGATACCGATACCGATACCGATGGGAGCCCCTCCGGGTCGACAGCCTACAGCCTACAGCCTAAACACCTAAACACCTATTCCCCTTCCTTCCACTCGCTGGGCGGGGCGGGGAGGGAGAGCAGGACGCGGTCCTTCAGCTCGGACCAGCGGGCGGCGTACCGGTCCAGGAGCAGGGCGTTCCCGGTCTGCTGGAGCCTCCCCTCCGCGGTTTCGTACTGGAAGAACCAGAGGGTGTAGCGCTGTTCGCCCGAGCGCGAGTAACTGTACTTGTACCGGTACTTCCCCAGGACGCCGCCCTTCTCGTCCCGGACGGGGAGGCCCTCCAGGCTCACCTCGGGGGCTAGCCGGACGACGGTGTTGGTCAGGGGGAGAAGGGTGTCCGAGGTCTCGACGGCGAAGAGGTCCGCGAAGGTCAGGGTCAGGCTTCCCGGGGGAATCCCCTCCCAGGACTGGGTGCGGACCCACTTCATCACCGCGGCGAGGTGCCGGTCGACCTCCTCGAAGCGCAGGAGTCGGCCACCCCGGTAGTTCAGGGACGCCTTCCCGAACTGGGCGAGCAGCTGCCCGCGAATCACGCCGGCTTTCCCGGTTTCCCCGGAAGGAAGGGCGTCAGCGCCCCACAACGCGACGGCCAGAGCCATCAGCACCCGTATTCCATGTACCCTCATCTTCACTCTCCTCCAGACCCGGCTGGGACCTAACCGAAAAACCCGCGAAAAGGGACCCGGGCGCCTTGGGGGGCCTTCCCGACGGCCCCTCGAACCGTCCTCAGCCCGTGTTCCCCTTTGGTCTGCCGCGCAGGCTGAAGCCCGCGCCACCATTTGCAGGGCCGTTTGGCCAGATCCGTCTCCCGCCTGGTCGTGCCGCGCAGGCTGAAGCCCGCGCCACCACTTACGGCTCGTGCAACGGCAGTTCGAAGGTGAACCGGGCGCCCCCGCCCGGACGGTTTTCAGCCCGGATCGAACCACCGTGGGCCTCCACCACCGCCCGGCAGACGTAGAGGCCCAGGCCCACCCCGCCCTGGCGCCCGTCGCGCTGGAAATACTTCTCGAACAGCGCCTCGCTGTCGGCGGCGGGGAAGCCCGGCCCCTCGTCCTCCACCCGGCAGCGGACGGTCGCGGCTTCCCGGGAGACCCGCACCGTGATGCCACCCCCGGCGGGCGAGAACTTGACGGCATTCTGCAGGAGGTTGTCGAAAACCTGTTCCAGCCGACCTGCATCGACGTCGGCCAGGACGGGGTCCCCGGGCGCCTCGAGGCGGACGTTCAGGCGCTTTTTCCCCGCCACCGGGCCGAAGCGTTCTAGGGCTTCCCTGGCCAATTGGACGACATCCGTGCGCGCCCGGTTCAATTTCAGCCGGCCCGATTCCAGCCGGGCCAGCTCGAGGAAGTCGGTGATCCGCGTGTCGATGCCCCGGGCGCTCTTCTCCACGAGGTCGAGGAGGCGGGAGGGGCTGCCGGCCATGGCGCCCAGGTCTTCCCGAAGCAGCTCCACCAGTCCCAGGATGGTGTGCACCGGGGCGCGAAGATCGTGCACCATCATGTTTCCGAAGTCGGTGCGGATCCCGTCGAGTTCGTCGCGCATTTTCTTCAACCGCAGCAACGACCGGATCTTGGCCAGGAGCAGGTCGTCCTGGACGGGCTTCGAGACGAAGTCGTCGGCCCCCGCCTCCAGGCCCCGGATGCGGTCCTCGGTCTCCTGGAGGGCGGTGATCATGATGACGGGGACGAACCGGGTCCGGGAATTCCCGCGGAGGGCGCGGCAGACGGCGAACCCGTCCATGCCCGGCATGAGGACGTCCAGCAGCACCAGGTCCGGCGCGTCCTCCCGGGCGAGCGCCACGGCCCGCGGGCCGTCGGGGGCTTTCCGGACCTCGTATCCCTCGGGGCGCAGGAAGGCCTCCAGCAGGACGAGGTTGTCGGGTTGGTCGTCGACGATCAGGACCCGGGGGGGATTATTCACCGTTGCCTCCGCGGGCCTTCACGAGTTCGCGCCCCGTACCCCCCGGCTCGAAACCGGCGACGGGGAGGGTGAAGGAGAAGGCGCTGCCGCCGTCCGGGCCCGGCTCGACGCGGATGCGCCCGCCCAGGCGCTCCACCATACCCCGGGTGAGGGAAAGCCCCAGCCCGGTGCCTTCCGTGGCTGAAGCCTGGGAAGCCCGGAAGAACGGCTCGAAGACCCGCTCCCGGTCTTCGGGGGGTATGCCCGGCCCGTGGTCGGACACCGTCACCCGCACCTCGTCCCCGTACTCGGACAGCCGGGTGGCGATCTCGATCTCGGAGCCCTCGGGGGAGAACTTGACGGCGTTGCTCAGGAGGTTGAAGAGGATCTGCTTGAGCTTGTTCCGGTTGGTCCGTATGCCGGGGAGTTCCGTCCCGCAGCGGAAGAGGAACTTCTGCCGCTTCCGCTCGGCCAGGGGGCGCATGGAAAGGAGGCAGTCCTCGATCTCGCCGGAGAGGTTCAGGTCCGCCAGGGGCAGTTCGGCGGCCTCGGCATCGAGCCGCGCGTAATCGAGGATCTCGTTGATCACGGTGAGCAGGTGCTCGCCGTTCTTGAGGATCAGCCGGGCGTACGCCTCCTGGTCGGGGGAAAGGTCCCCGTGGGTCTTCTTGAGCAGCACCCGGGAGAACCCGATGATGGCGTTCAGCGGGGTCTTCAGCTCGTGGGAGATCCCCGCGAAGATCATGGATTTCGTCCGGGAGGCCTTCTCCAGCTCCGAGTACTTGTGCTTGAGGGACTCGGACTTGAACTTCAGCTCCCGGGTCAGGTCCATGGCCCGGCGCAGGTGGAGGGCATGGGTGACCGCCAACCCCGCCTGGATCGACACCCGCTCCAGAAGGTCCAGGTGCTCGGGCGAGAACGGCTTGGTGGAACCGACGAGGATGACGCCCAGGACCTGTTCCGCCCGCGGGATCGGCTGGGCGATCATCACGCGGGGCAACACCTCGAGGTTGGGGTCTTTGCGGATCTTGAAGGGGAAATCGGCCGGGATGTCCGCAATGACGAGGCGCTTGTGCTCGCGGAACACCACCCCGGGAAACCCCTTTCCCGGGGCGATGCCGGGCGGTTCGCCGTCGAAGTTCCAGGTGGCGGCCGGAACGGCCTGGCGGCCCTCCGCCAGGTAGACAAGGCCGATCTCCGCATCGATGGCCGGGCACAGGATCCCCAGGGCGTCGTTAAGACCCGTGTTCAGGTCCGTCGAGGCGATCAGGCGGGTCAGGGTCTGGTTGAAGACCTCCTGGAAAAACTGCTTTCGCCGGAGTTCGTTTTCGCGGTTCAGGAGGCGGTGATTGGCCTCCGCCAGCTCCTCCACCATGTGGCGAAGCGCGGCGGAATTCTGCCCGGCGCTCGGTTTCGGAGGGGTCCGCGTGGGCACGTTTCGCAACCGGTCACGCTCAGCGGGCGGGAGCGGGGGCGGCGGGAACGTCCTTCCCGGGCTCGGCCGGGGCGGGGGGTGCCGGCGGCGGCGTGTCCTTCTTCGACTCGGCGGGCGGCGGGGGCGCGGGGGACGGCACGGGTGCGTCCGGCTTCGGCTCCGCCGGGGCCGTCTCCGGCTTCGGTTCAAGCTGGGGAGCCGGCGCGGGGGGCGGGGCGGTCGTCGGCGCCGGTACCGCCTCGTGCGCCGTCGCGGGGGCCGGCCCCGGGGCCGGGGCCGCCGTCGGCGGGGCGGGCGCGGCGTCGGGTTTCGGGCCGCCCGCGGGGTCCCGGACCAGTTCTATCTCCTGTTTTTCCACGATGATGCGCTGTACCCGCTCCTGGTCGTCCACGTCCAGCATGACCCCCTGGAACCCGCCGAGGTCCACACTGAACCGCCGGATGCGCACGGGGCCGTCCGGCCCCTCCGACACGCCCTCGCGCTCCAGGTTCATCGTGGCGTTGAGTTCGACCGCCACCTTCGGGATGTAAACGCTCAGGACCTGCCGGGGCGCCTTCCCCATGGCATACCGTTTGTAAAGGATGCAGTAGAGGCTGTAGACGGCTTCCTCGAGGATCCGGACCTGCGGTTTGACCGCCTTTGACCGGTTGAACTGTTGCCCGGCGAGGATGGCGTCGTCCGTGACCTTGCCCTTGTCGAACGTGGCCTTGAGCCGGTTCTCCTGGTCCGCGAAGAGGTAGGCCTCCTCGAAGTGGATGGGGTTGTAGGTGGCGTCCATGACCTCGCGGGTGCGGTAGAAGAAACCCATGTTCCCCGCTCCCTTGGGGAGGGTGAACTGGCTCTCGGTCTCCATGAGGAGACGCCCCCCCGTTTCCGGGCTCAGGGTGTACTTCTCGTAACCCACCGGTTTGTTCCGGAAGTAGATGGTGAAGTAACCTTCGTCGATGGCCTTTCCGGCGGTGTCGGCCGCGGGGATGCTCCCGGTCAGGGCCAGGACGGTCAGAAAGTACAGGATTGCGCGCATGGGAATCTCCTTGTTCGATTCGACGGGGCCCTAGTGCACGGGGACGGCGTCGGCGCCCCCGGCGGAGGCCTTGGGAACGGTCACGACCAGCACGCCGTTGCGGAGGGACGCTTCCACCCGGTTCGGATCGAGGACCGTCTCGAAGGTGAAGACCCGGTGAAATTCGCCGAATTCCCTCTCCAACTGGTGGAAGTTCGCCTTGCCGAACTCCGGGGCGGGCCGGCGGATCCCCTTGATGACGATCTCGTTGCCCTGGGCGACGATCTCCATGTCTTTCCGGACGATGCCCGGGACCTCCAGGATGATCACGAACCGGTCCTCCATCTCGTACACGTCCGTGACGGGCGTCCAGCAGACGCCGGTCCCGTGCCCGGCCCGGGCCTCCCGGTGAAACAGGCCCTGCACGTGCCGCTGCAGGCTGAACAACTCCCCGATTTCGTGCGGTTGCTTCTTGCGGCTCATATCCCCGAACCCCATTCCGCGGAATCCCGTCATTTATAGCATGATCGCGGAACAAAGGAAAGAGTTTCAGTTTCCCGTTCGCCGGGGGTCGAACCTGACGTATAATCGGGGTGATTGTGGCGCGGCGAGACCGGCAGCGAGGACGATTTCGACACCACCGCGCGTCGGCGAAGGGGGGAGAGAGGGACGATGGAACCCAGGCCGCTGGTCCTGATCGTGGACGACATCCCCGGCAACCGGATGATCATCCGCAAGGTCCTCGGGGAGGAAGGCTACCGCCTCCTGGAAGCCGAAAACGGCTGGGAGGCCGTGCAGATCGCCCTGAAGGAGATCCCCGACCTGATCCTGATGGACCTGATGATGCCGGAGATGGACGGTCACACCGCGATCCGGCGCCTGCGGGAGAACGAGAAGACCCAGCGCATCCCCATCCTCGTCCTGTCCGCCGTGTCGGAGAAGTCGCAGCGCATCCAGGCCCTCGAGGAAGGGGCCCTCGACTTCATCGGCAAACCCTTCGACCGCCACGAATTGCTCGCCCACGCCCGCTCCTACACGAAGATGTCCCTCCTCAACAAGAAGTACGTCCTCTCCACGATGGACCCCCGGACCCGCCTCCCCAACAAGACGGCCCTCCAGGATGACCTGCTGCACGCGATCGCGCCGAAGCTTTTCGTCCTGAAAATCGACAACCTCGACGCCATCTGCAAGTTCTACGGGAACGAGACCGCCTCGCGGGTGGAGGTCCGCTTCGCGGAGCTGCTGCCCCAGTTCATCAGCCAGAAGCTGTCGGTGGAACCGAAGGTCTACTACGTCAGCGACGCCACCTTCGGCATCTTCCTCGACGACGCGGACGGCGTGGTGGGCGAGCGCGGGATGCGCCGGATCTGCGAGCTTCTGCTCGACCTCATCCGGAACCAGAAGTTCGTCGCCCACAACCACGAGTTCAACGTCGACGTCACCATCGGGGTCTCCCTGGGCGGGGGGGACATCCTGCAGCGGGCCCTCCTGGCGCTCGACAACGCCGTCACGTCGCACCACGGCTGGTTCGTCGCCGAGGAGATCATCGCCGACCTCCACAAGGAGATCGAGAGCAACATCTTCTGGCTGGGGCGAATCCGGAGCGCCATCAAGAACGACTGGCTGGTGCCCTGGTTCCAGCCCATCCTCAACAACCGGACCGGCCGGATCGAGAAGTACGAATCCCTGATGCGCCTTCTCAACCCCGACGGCTCGGTCGATACCCCGGGATGCTTCCTCTCCGTGGCCAAGAAGAGCCGGTACTACCCCGATCTGACCCGGGCCATCCTGACCAAGACCGTCCGGGCCTTTGCCCAGCGCAGCGAGAGCGTCTCCGTCAACCTGTCGGTCCTGGACATCGAAAACCCCGACACCCGGGCCTTCATCCTCAACATGATCCGGGAAAACCCCCAGATCTCCCGGCGCCTGATCGTCGAAATCGTGGAGGAAGAGGGCTCGAAGAGCTTCGAGGCGATCCGGAGCTTCATCGGGGACGTGAAAGCGCACGGCATCCGGATCGCCCTGGACGACTTCGGCAGCGGCTACTCCAATTTCAAGCGGATCATGGAGTTGAACATCGACTACCTGAAGCTCGACGGCAGCCTGGTCCGCGACATCCTCCGGGACGAGGCCTGTGCGAAGGTCGTGCGGATGATGACGGAGTTCGCTCACAACTCCGGCCTGCTGACCATCGCCGAGTACGTGGAGAGCCAGGTGCTCCAGGACGAACTGCTCCGGATCGGCGTGGACTATTCCCAGGGCTACCTCATCGGCAAACCGGCCCCGCTGGAGTGACGCCGCGTACGGCAGCACGGGATCCCCTCCGGATTTGCGGGCAAAGCCCCCGCCCCGGAAAACGGGTTCAAACCCCGGAATACGCTTCTTGTCTCAAGCCTTTCTCTGGAACGCCCTCGAGCCCCATCGGCCTCCTCGGTTCCGTCTGTCCCTTTGGTCCTTTCGTCCTTTCGTCCCTTCGATCTCCGTTGTCACCAAGAGAACCGCATGCCCCGAAAAGGCCGGCGCCCAGTGGCATTTTTGCCCCCAAGTGCTTTCTCTTCCGAAAGGTGCGTGGTTTATGTTGAGGCCGCGCCGCTCCGGCGGCCTGCGCGGCGCGATCAAAGCGGCGCTCCGGCAACCTCCGCGCCGCACTCCGCAGGACAGAATCCAGGCTGGAGGCAGCGGGTCCACAGAGGAGGTCGATGGCGGCGGGGATGGCGGCGGGGTGGGGACGGCGATGGCGACGGCGATGGCGATGGCGAGACCGATTGCGATACCGATTGCGATACCGATTGCGATACCGATACCGATACCGATACCGATGCCGATTCCGATGCCAGTTCAGACCCCAACAAGGAATCCTCCGGACCTACAGCCTACAGCCTATAGCCTACAGCCTACAACCTACAACTTGAACCGAAAACTGTCGAGGATGGAAAGCACCTGCGGGTCCTTGTCCGCCCCCTCCCCCTGGCAGGTGATCCGGACCTGGTGGAGATCCTTGAAGCGGGCCACGTAAACGGCCTGGAACGTCCCGTAGGTGTACGTGGTCTTCGCCCACCGCGCCCCCCCGAACGTCAGGGATTCCACCGGGGTCGCGCGGAGGTTGGGGTTGTCCCTGAGGAACTTCTCCAGGTGTTGCTCGGGCGTCTCCTCGGTGTTTCGCTGGACGGCCACCAGGACGTAGCACGCCTGGCCTCGCTTCTGAAGGTTGAGCATGGCGTAGGGGCTCCGGTCGGGGTAGCCTTCGTTCAGGTCCTTGAAGTCCCAGCCGTCGGGGACCCGGATCTCCAGCAGGGCGTTCGCGTACGGCTTGCCCGGGACTTCGGCCGGGGCCTCCCCCGGCCCGGCGGCAGGCGTCGACCCGCCCCCGCCCGGCCCGGCACCGGCGCTCCCTTTTTCCCCCCCGGGTTTACCCCCGCAACCAGCGAGTACGCCCGCCAGGGCGACCAGGACCAGGGACGACCACACACGCGCTTTCGACATCGGAATCCTCCTTTTCTCCTTCCTGACATCCCCGCAACAAGTACCGTACCCTCCGGGCGATGGCTCAACCAAAGGCTTTGCAGATACTTTCCCGCTCGATTTCCGACTTTTCGCGGGCTCATCCTTCCGGACGCCACGACGCGAACGGGCTCAGGTAAAGGTTCACGTTCTGGAAACGGGGGTCCGAGGTGACTTCCGCACCAGCCCAGGGTGGCGGCTTGACAACCTCACCCGGGTTGTCCAGCTCCACCTCCGCCAACCGGAGCCCGGCGTTGCCCCCCTCGAACACGTCCACTTCCCAGGTTTTCCCGCCGTAAGGGACACGGTACCGGACCTTCTCCACGGCCGGCCGGTCGCAGAGCGCCCCCAGCATCTCCGCCGCGTCGTCGAAAGGGATTTCGTACTCGTACTCCGGCCGGCAGGCGCCCTCCGTCTTCCCCTTGACGGTGAGGAAACCCCGGTCCCCGGCCAGGCGGACCCGGACGGTCCGCGCCGGGTCCACCGAGAGGTAGCCCTGTCGAATCCGGACACCGTCGCCCGCGGGGACGGACCAATCCTCGCCCACGGTGAATTTGCGTTCGATCTCCATGCCCATTCGCTCGCCCCCGTTCGGATATCGGGTTCATTATCCCGCGGGACCGTTGCACAATCAACGGATTTGAACCTATAATGGGGCGGCTGGGTGATTTTCCCACGGGTCGG carries:
- a CDS encoding NADH-quinone oxidoreductase subunit L; protein product: MDFQAHVLKIIMIPLLGSLMIPVLGWLGKRKATGYLSVALLGTTHVMTWFLLQPALNGEMFTRSFPIWGPINFTITLDALAAFMCFASSLLALLIAIYSLGYIEHTENEPEYYFIVTLFLGAMMGLVFSGNLIILYLFWEISALACWRLIGYYREADYIWKADKAFLVTFGGAVLMLFGFILLFAQYGTFEIAQLAGKEIGGLALFLILCGIFSKSASFPLHTWLPDAGVAPSTITSLLHAAILVKIGLYGFARMFLMGMKISDQLQTAVLVLALVSAFVSACAALMETNIKRLLAYSTVSQIGYTFLGLAAFSRDGYVGAILYILAHGLAKGGLFLCAGIIEHGTHTKDMTKMGGLLKKMPVTAVCYLICALSIAGIPPMAGFFCKWFVISGLLESGHQYVALFAILTAVITLLYMLKSFHYMFLGKPRSDREAHHEGTPVMVGVVTVLASLTIVTSVLLQFPYRLAKKADLERLALRKPACTAPVVAGTVKPLVHVETRGEEMTPCK
- a CDS encoding DUF4412 domain-containing protein, which codes for MRSFGKIILAAAAVLALSGAAAAGVYIEQQNHMDAFTMMGQNSPEKNTIDKIYMETGKMAMQGEGNDVIVRLDLKKMYIVDRAAKTYQVADLPLQFPPEFAQMMSMMTFDVDVKKTGETRQVSGYNCEKVVLTLSGGMVNMKMTMTMWCTKDIKIPFGDYFEMSATMMSSNPSMKQMMDKMKSIDAGFPVESEMAMEVMGSAMRGTTKLLKVENKPIPAAVFDPPAGFKSEPLDFMKMMQKGGR
- the nuoE gene encoding NADH-quinone oxidoreductase subunit NuoE, producing MNTAVLPDDLRQEIAALRQRFPLGSSALIPALYAVQARWGHVPDTLADALAEALEVPPERVREVVTFYFMFNEKPVGRHHIFLCRNLSCWLRGSEDLRAHLESRLGIRLGETTPDGLFTLTGVECLGMCDHAPVMQINGEFYPDLTAEKIDAVLDTLKTKPNPL
- a CDS encoding NADH-quinone oxidoreductase subunit D, coding for MQQPPLTPIETSEDGSRQSFLLNIGPSHPAMHGIIRINVDLDGETIRKAEVEIGYLHRAFEKDAEHVSWNGVMPYTDRLNYVSPLLNNFGYCMAVEKLLGVRPPERAEYIRVVLGEISRLADHLTCVGASAMEVGAFTAFLYFMQAREHAYELIEDVTGARVTVSYGRVGGVRADLPEGFAAKARECFKIIRALLKETDQLLTKNRIFFDRFRGTCPITRELALDYGMMGPWLRSTGVAHDLRKAEPYAVYDRVQFEVPTGEAGDNYDRYRVRMAEMEQSIRICEQCFDQMTAGGVRTPVPAEYLDAAAMVDAAKHARTAGLIHCEAKLSPNLEGQGAEHKAAVIAGGPPVAMPPLGKTYGSIEGLMNHFMLVMENQGIQPPAGDAYAAVEGANGELGFYVVSNGTGRPWRVRVHSPCFVIMAALEELLPGHMIADLIVTFGSVNMIGGELDR
- a CDS encoding response regulator; the protein is MNNPPRVLIVDDQPDNLVLLEAFLRPEGYEVRKAPDGPRAVALAREDAPDLVLLDVLMPGMDGFAVCRALRGNSRTRFVPVIMITALQETEDRIRGLEAGADDFVSKPVQDDLLLAKIRSLLRLKKMRDELDGIRTDFGNMMVHDLRAPVHTILGLVELLREDLGAMAGSPSRLLDLVEKSARGIDTRITDFLELARLESGRLKLNRARTDVVQLAREALERFGPVAGKKRLNVRLEAPGDPVLADVDAGRLEQVFDNLLQNAVKFSPAGGGITVRVSREAATVRCRVEDEGPGFPAADSEALFEKYFQRDGRQGGVGLGLYVCRAVVEAHGGSIRAENRPGGGARFTFELPLHEP
- a CDS encoding HAMP domain-containing histidine kinase, with the protein product MPTRTPPKPSAGQNSAALRHMVEELAEANHRLLNRENELRRKQFFQEVFNQTLTRLIASTDLNTGLNDALGILCPAIDAEIGLVYLAEGRQAVPAATWNFDGEPPGIAPGKGFPGVVFREHKRLVIADIPADFPFKIRKDPNLEVLPRVMIAQPIPRAEQVLGVILVGSTKPFSPEHLDLLERVSIQAGLAVTHALHLRRAMDLTRELKFKSESLKHKYSELEKASRTKSMIFAGISHELKTPLNAIIGFSRVLLKKTHGDLSPDQEAYARLILKNGEHLLTVINEILDYARLDAEAAELPLADLNLSGEIEDCLLSMRPLAERKRQKFLFRCGTELPGIRTNRNKLKQILFNLLSNAVKFSPEGSEIEIATRLSEYGDEVRVTVSDHGPGIPPEDRERVFEPFFRASQASATEGTGLGLSLTRGMVERLGGRIRVEPGPDGGSAFSFTLPVAGFEPGGTGRELVKARGGNGE